One part of the Sphingobium yanoikuyae genome encodes these proteins:
- a CDS encoding universal stress protein, which translates to MFVPPTILIATDLTARSDRAFDRAVELATDLGGTLLVAHALDKGDAAHVARASDRAKRVIAKLTEGIAAPIEPVLIQGRAPETIAELGKERGSAVIVVGPARHNHVSDFILGTAVDYLVRRSPVPVLVVKERPRHPYRRILIATDFSDCSLHAVQMTAMLFPKARLDLVHVYDGGFPSRLDPDQTLAFARSEAERESAEFAARPELAGQARPFQVELIEGRAGEVLPTLIAQRDIDLLVLGAHGRSGFVHALIGSRASELLEGAPCDVLMVRN; encoded by the coding sequence ATGTTCGTGCCGCCAACCATCCTCATCGCCACCGATCTGACCGCCCGCAGCGACCGGGCCTTTGACCGGGCCGTCGAACTGGCGACCGACCTGGGCGGTACGCTGCTCGTCGCCCATGCGTTGGACAAGGGCGATGCCGCCCATGTCGCCCGCGCCTCCGATCGTGCCAAACGGGTCATCGCGAAGCTGACCGAGGGCATCGCCGCGCCGATCGAACCGGTGCTGATCCAGGGCCGTGCGCCCGAAACCATCGCGGAACTGGGCAAGGAGCGGGGCAGCGCGGTGATCGTCGTCGGCCCGGCCCGTCACAATCATGTCAGCGACTTCATCCTGGGCACGGCGGTCGACTATCTGGTCCGGCGTTCGCCCGTGCCGGTGCTGGTGGTCAAGGAACGGCCGCGCCACCCCTATCGGCGCATCCTGATCGCGACCGACTTTTCCGACTGTTCGCTCCATGCCGTGCAGATGACCGCGATGCTGTTTCCCAAGGCACGGCTCGATCTGGTCCATGTCTATGATGGCGGCTTCCCGTCCCGCCTCGATCCCGACCAGACCTTGGCCTTCGCCCGGTCGGAAGCGGAACGGGAAAGCGCCGAATTTGCCGCGCGTCCGGAACTGGCCGGCCAAGCCCGCCCCTTCCAGGTCGAACTGATCGAGGGACGTGCCGGCGAGGTCCTGCCGACCCTGATCGCACAGCGCGATATCGACCTGCTGGTGCTGGGCGCCCATGGTCGCAGCGGCTTCGTCCATGCGCTGATCGGCAGCCGCGCCTCCGAATTGCTTGAAGGCGCGCCCTGCGACGTGTTGATGGTGCGCAATTAG
- a CDS encoding TetR/AcrR family transcriptional regulator codes for MTIGDAASAGGRDEGSGRRRQILEIAAQLFARKGYRGTSMRDIGEQAGVLGGSLYHHIKSKDALFVELHNGALDAAEARIAAAVATQADPWARLEAACASLLDIQLAADSLTMPMMNDFRAVPDPVRDQLVARRDRFEQLFRDLVAALPLPADIDRSLYRTLLLSQLNSAADWYRDGRLTRAQIAAQIVAIFRHDRL; via the coding sequence ATGACGATCGGGGATGCCGCATCGGCGGGCGGGCGCGACGAAGGATCGGGCCGCCGCCGCCAGATATTGGAAATCGCCGCGCAACTGTTTGCGCGCAAGGGCTATCGCGGCACGTCGATGCGCGACATTGGCGAGCAGGCCGGGGTACTGGGCGGATCGCTCTACCATCATATCAAGTCGAAGGACGCGCTGTTCGTCGAACTGCATAATGGCGCGCTGGATGCGGCCGAGGCGCGGATCGCGGCGGCGGTGGCGACACAGGCCGATCCCTGGGCGCGGCTGGAGGCGGCTTGCGCCAGCCTGCTGGATATTCAGTTGGCGGCGGATTCGCTGACCATGCCGATGATGAATGATTTTCGCGCGGTGCCGGACCCGGTGCGCGACCAGCTTGTCGCGCGCCGCGACCGGTTCGAGCAATTGTTTCGGGATCTGGTGGCGGCGCTGCCGCTGCCGGCCGACATCGACCGTTCGCTCTATCGCACGTTGCTGCTCAGCCAGCTCAATTCGGCGGCCGACTGGTATCGCGATGGCCGGCTGACGCGGGCGCAGATCGCCGCGCAGATCGTCGCCATTTTTCGCCACGATCGGTTATAG
- a CDS encoding hybrid sensor histidine kinase/response regulator codes for MGTTETGQPVNRFELLVQSVTDYAIFMLDPAGFVVSWNSGAQRIKGYSADEIIGQHFSAFYTEEDRAAHVPAAVLRTAEVEGRFEAEGWRLRKDGTCFWANVVIDPIRDPAGHLLGFAKVTRDLTERRAAQEELRRSEERFRLLVQSVTDYAIYMIDPVGTITSWNSGAERFKGYSAEEIMGQNFAHFYSEEDRMAGLPSRALDTAQREGRFEAEGWRIRKDGTRFWASVVIDPIRDPAGELLGFAKITRDLTERRQAAQALEQAREAIFQSQKMDAIGKLTGGVAHDFNNLLAVIVGSLDLARQRLAAGADISRYLDNAMTAADRGATLTQRMLAFARKQELKLEQVDCIGLIHGMADLLKTTIGSSVAIETRFPLSLRPAHADPAQLELALINLAVNARDAMPDGGRLLIEGSEITLALGDQPDLAAGSFIRLTVTDEGEGMDEATLARAREPFFTTKGVGKGTGLGLSMIHGFTQQCGGAMTIASQPGKGTSVSIWLPVALTDASNERTAIPCEPDELETEPLVILAVDDDDLVLTNTAGMLETMGHTVFQAGSGREALHMLEQGRIDLVVTDHAMPGMTGAQLADAIEQAYPDLPVLIITGYAELPADASRRLRLDKPFRQAELAMMVHRIRHDSALRRLVPIGTDSHP; via the coding sequence ATGGGGACGACAGAGACAGGACAGCCGGTCAACCGGTTCGAATTGCTGGTCCAGAGCGTCACCGACTATGCGATCTTCATGCTCGATCCGGCCGGCTTCGTCGTCAGCTGGAATAGCGGGGCGCAGCGCATCAAGGGTTACAGCGCCGACGAGATTATCGGCCAGCACTTCTCCGCTTTCTATACGGAGGAGGACCGCGCCGCCCATGTGCCCGCCGCCGTCCTGCGCACCGCCGAAGTCGAAGGGCGGTTCGAGGCGGAAGGCTGGCGCCTGCGCAAGGATGGCACCTGCTTCTGGGCCAATGTGGTGATCGATCCGATCCGCGACCCCGCCGGCCATCTGCTCGGCTTTGCCAAGGTTACCCGCGACCTGACAGAACGCCGCGCCGCGCAGGAGGAATTGCGCCGCAGCGAGGAACGCTTCCGCCTGCTGGTGCAGAGCGTCACCGACTATGCCATCTACATGATCGACCCGGTCGGCACGATCACCAGCTGGAACAGCGGGGCAGAACGGTTCAAGGGCTATAGCGCCGAAGAGATTATGGGCCAGAATTTCGCCCACTTCTATTCGGAGGAAGACCGGATGGCCGGCCTCCCCTCCCGCGCCCTCGACACCGCCCAGCGCGAAGGCCGGTTCGAGGCGGAGGGCTGGCGCATCCGCAAGGATGGCACCCGTTTCTGGGCCAGCGTCGTGATCGATCCGATCCGCGATCCGGCCGGCGAACTGCTGGGCTTTGCCAAGATCACCCGCGACCTCACCGAACGACGCCAGGCGGCCCAGGCGCTGGAGCAGGCGCGCGAGGCGATCTTCCAGAGCCAGAAGATGGACGCCATCGGCAAGCTGACCGGCGGTGTCGCCCATGACTTCAACAATCTTCTGGCCGTGATCGTCGGCAGCCTCGATCTCGCGCGGCAGCGACTTGCGGCCGGCGCCGACATCAGCCGCTATCTCGACAATGCCATGACCGCCGCCGATCGCGGCGCCACCCTGACCCAGCGGATGCTCGCCTTTGCCCGCAAGCAGGAACTCAAGCTGGAACAGGTCGACTGCATCGGCCTGATCCATGGCATGGCCGATCTGCTCAAGACCACGATCGGCAGCAGCGTCGCGATCGAGACGCGCTTCCCGCTGTCGCTGCGGCCGGCTCATGCCGACCCGGCCCAACTGGAGCTGGCGCTGATCAATCTGGCGGTCAATGCGCGCGACGCCATGCCCGACGGGGGCCGCCTGTTGATCGAGGGCAGCGAAATCACCCTGGCGCTGGGCGACCAGCCCGATCTCGCCGCCGGCAGCTTCATCCGCCTGACCGTGACGGACGAAGGCGAAGGCATGGACGAGGCGACGCTGGCCCGCGCCCGCGAACCCTTCTTCACCACCAAGGGGGTGGGCAAGGGAACCGGCCTTGGCCTGTCGATGATCCACGGCTTCACCCAGCAATGCGGTGGCGCGATGACGATCGCCAGCCAGCCCGGCAAGGGGACCAGCGTGTCCATCTGGCTACCCGTCGCCCTGACCGACGCCAGCAACGAGCGGACGGCCATTCCGTGCGAACCGGACGAGCTGGAAACCGAACCGCTGGTCATCCTGGCGGTCGATGATGACGATCTGGTGCTGACCAATACCGCCGGCATGCTCGAAACGATGGGCCATACCGTGTTCCAGGCCGGATCGGGGCGGGAAGCGTTGCACATGCTGGAGCAGGGGCGCATCGACCTGGTCGTGACCGATCATGCCATGCCCGGCATGACCGGCGCACAACTGGCCGACGCGATCGAGCAGGCCTATCCCGACCTGCCCGTGCTCATCATCACCGGCTATGCCGAGCTGCCCGCCGATGCCAGCCGTCGCCTGCGCCTCGACAAGCCATTCCGCCAGGCGGAACTGGCGATGATGGTCCATCGCATCCGCCACGACAGCGCTCTCCGCCGACTGGTTCCGATCGGCACGGATAGCCACCCCTAA
- a CDS encoding ATP-binding cassette domain-containing protein, which translates to MGWVIDIIGAALFAAGLAQGVSSLADGVAIGWLSPLLLAAGGLVRAAGLMLAHVQAIRSAQRIVAARRSTLLPRLLGGRLARPLLAGENATLAIDHLAAIEAHGARFLPIRKAAVLGPLLVAAIVATASWVCAAIMLATLIPFAFGMVLAGTAARAAAERQLAALAELSGLFVDRLRALPLIRHHGAQARISRQVAGAAQEVATRTGAVLRVAFLSGAVLEFFAALSVALVAVYCGFALLGLLPFPSPEALDLRAALFALALAPEFYLPMRRLAAAYHDKQMGEAADKAIAAALPDVDTTPHPASAPFDGLYLRDLRIGIGSGIGPVSLTLKPHDLIALTGPTGSGKTSMLAAIARQIDPASGELSPVDPARIAWAAQRPLLLPGSLADNIALARPDADRAEIAQVAARVGLTPMLATRPEGLDLPIDHQGAGLSGGERRRIGLARAILSERPVLLCDEPTADLDAQSAADIIALLVALSAERAILVATHDHRLTAAARMEVML; encoded by the coding sequence ATGGGTTGGGTCATCGACATCATCGGCGCCGCTCTTTTCGCGGCGGGACTGGCGCAGGGCGTCAGTTCGCTGGCCGATGGCGTCGCGATCGGCTGGCTGTCGCCGCTGCTGCTAGCGGCCGGCGGACTGGTGCGTGCGGCCGGGCTGATGCTGGCCCATGTCCAGGCGATCCGGTCAGCCCAGCGCATCGTCGCCGCGCGGCGATCGACGTTGCTGCCCCGGCTGCTCGGCGGACGGCTGGCCCGGCCGCTGCTGGCGGGCGAGAATGCGACGCTGGCAATCGACCATCTCGCCGCGATCGAGGCGCATGGCGCCCGCTTCCTGCCGATCCGCAAGGCGGCGGTGCTGGGACCGCTTCTGGTCGCCGCGATCGTCGCGACCGCAAGCTGGGTTTGCGCCGCGATCATGCTGGCGACCTTGATCCCCTTCGCTTTCGGCATGGTGCTGGCGGGTACGGCCGCGCGCGCGGCGGCGGAGCGGCAACTGGCGGCCTTGGCCGAATTGTCGGGCCTGTTCGTCGACCGGCTGCGCGCGCTGCCGCTGATCCGTCATCATGGCGCGCAGGCGCGGATCAGCCGACAGGTGGCGGGCGCCGCGCAGGAGGTGGCGACCCGCACCGGCGCGGTGCTGCGCGTCGCCTTCCTGTCGGGTGCGGTGCTGGAATTTTTCGCGGCGCTCTCGGTGGCACTGGTCGCGGTCTATTGCGGCTTTGCCCTGCTTGGCCTGCTGCCCTTTCCCTCGCCCGAAGCGCTCGACCTGCGCGCCGCGCTGTTCGCGCTGGCGCTGGCGCCGGAATTTTATCTGCCGATGCGCCGCCTGGCCGCGGCCTATCATGACAAACAGATGGGCGAAGCGGCGGACAAGGCGATCGCTGCCGCCCTGCCAGACGTGGACACCACGCCGCATCCGGCCAGCGCGCCGTTCGATGGCCTCTATCTCAGGGATTTGCGGATCGGCATCGGTTCTGGGATCGGCCCGGTCAGCCTGACGCTCAAGCCGCATGACCTGATCGCCCTCACCGGACCGACCGGCAGCGGCAAGACCAGCATGCTCGCCGCGATTGCCAGACAGATTGACCCGGCCTCGGGCGAACTGTCTCCGGTCGATCCCGCCCGCATCGCTTGGGCGGCCCAGCGGCCGCTGCTGCTGCCCGGCAGCCTGGCCGACAATATCGCCCTCGCCCGCCCCGATGCCGACCGGGCCGAAATCGCGCAGGTTGCCGCGCGGGTCGGTCTGACGCCCATGCTGGCCACACGGCCGGAGGGGCTGGACCTGCCCATCGATCATCAGGGGGCTGGCCTGTCGGGCGGCGAACGGCGGCGCATCGGCCTTGCCCGCGCCATCCTGTCCGAACGGCCGGTCCTGCTCTGCGACGAACCCACCGCCGATCTGGATGCGCAGAGTGCCGCCGACATCATCGCCCTGCTGGTCGCCTTGTCGGCCGAGCGCGCGATCCTGGTCGCCACCCATGATCATCGCCTGACCGCCGCCGCGCGGATGGAGGTGATGCTGTGA
- a CDS encoding sugar kinase → MASDATITVIGEAMLELSRGSGDGWNLRYGGDVINTAIHLARSGDKVRFASAIGADPMSEDLRKAWEAEGVDTGLLIGTPGRTTGLYAIETDETGERSFHYWRGEAAARAMFDLPESGAMVDAAAQSDLLYFSLITLAILPDAGREALLALCERVKARGGRIAFDGNYRPRLWSDAATARAWRDRAIALCDIGLPTLADEVEMGEADDAADAAARWGAGEGREIVVKLGAEGCLVGGVLVPPPARVDVVDSSGAGDAFNGGYLHARLAGAEPAEAALAGHRLAGWNIGRRGAIPARDADAPYGQKVPA, encoded by the coding sequence ATGGCAAGCGACGCGACTATCACCGTCATCGGCGAGGCAATGCTGGAACTGAGCCGGGGCAGCGGCGATGGCTGGAACCTGCGCTATGGTGGCGATGTCATCAACACCGCGATCCACCTGGCCCGTTCGGGTGACAAGGTGCGCTTTGCCAGCGCGATCGGCGCCGATCCGATGAGCGAGGATCTGCGCAAGGCTTGGGAAGCGGAAGGGGTCGATACCGGCCTGCTGATCGGCACGCCCGGCCGGACCACCGGCCTCTATGCGATCGAGACGGATGAGACCGGCGAGCGCAGCTTCCATTATTGGCGCGGCGAAGCGGCGGCGCGGGCGATGTTCGACCTGCCCGAAAGCGGCGCCATGGTTGATGCCGCTGCCCAGTCGGACCTGCTCTATTTTTCGCTCATCACCCTGGCCATCCTGCCCGACGCCGGGCGCGAGGCGTTGCTGGCGCTGTGCGAACGGGTGAAGGCGCGGGGGGGGCGGATCGCCTTCGACGGCAATTATCGGCCGCGCCTGTGGAGCGACGCCGCGACTGCGCGGGCCTGGCGAGACCGGGCGATCGCTTTGTGCGACATCGGGTTGCCGACCCTGGCGGACGAAGTCGAAATGGGCGAGGCGGATGATGCCGCCGACGCCGCAGCGCGCTGGGGCGCGGGCGAGGGCCGCGAGATCGTGGTCAAGCTGGGCGCCGAAGGCTGTCTGGTCGGTGGCGTGCTGGTGCCGCCGCCGGCGCGGGTCGATGTCGTGGATTCGAGCGGTGCCGGCGATGCCTTTAACGGCGGCTATCTGCATGCGCGGCTGGCCGGCGCGGAGCCGGCAGAGGCGGCATTGGCCGGACATCGTCTGGCCGGGTGGAATATCGGTCGGCGCGGCGCGATCCCGGCGCGCGACGCCGATGCGCCCTATGGCCAGAAGGTGCCGGCCTGA
- a CDS encoding acyl-CoA dehydrogenase, with amino-acid sequence MYSYVPPIDDYRFLLSEVLGFDQAMAELNKDVDADLAVTVLDEAGRMCAERLAPLNREGDEHGSQLIDGAVRTPPGFAQAYRDFADAGWAALSADPDHGGQGLPFILQLWLDEMLSAANLSFGLFPGLTRGACEAIAAHASEELKATYLSRMVSGEWTGAMALTESSAGTDLALLKTKAEPQDDGSYAVTGTKIFISSGDHDFGGNIVHLVLARLPDAPAGVKGISLFLVPKFLPGADGAFDQRNSMSVGALEKKMGIHAQPTCVMNYDGATGWLVGEAHRGLAAMFTMMNAERLMVGIQGLGIAGAAYQQAAGYAKERLQGRSADNARAPVAIIEHADVRRMLLNIRSFVEAGRALAGWTALQHDRSQHHADAGERARSDALVPLLTPVVKASFTDFGFESAVQAQQVFGGHGYIREWGMEQYVRDARIAQIYEGTNGVQAADLVGRKLPMAGGAVVEGYFALIAADVEAAGGSVIARSTSTALEALRTATAALQGADTDAAGAAAVDYLRLFALVSMGWMWTRMAQAAAQGNSPLHQAKLKLADYFALRVLPQAQGLAATIAAGEASIMALEIDAF; translated from the coding sequence ATGTACAGCTATGTTCCGCCGATCGACGATTATCGCTTCCTGTTGAGCGAGGTGCTGGGCTTCGACCAGGCGATGGCGGAGCTGAACAAGGATGTCGACGCCGACCTGGCCGTGACCGTGCTGGACGAGGCTGGGCGCATGTGCGCCGAGCGCCTGGCGCCGCTCAACCGCGAAGGCGACGAGCATGGCAGCCAGTTGATCGATGGCGCGGTGCGGACGCCGCCCGGCTTTGCCCAGGCCTATCGCGACTTTGCCGATGCCGGCTGGGCGGCGCTGTCGGCCGATCCCGACCATGGCGGGCAGGGGCTGCCCTTCATCCTGCAACTCTGGTTGGACGAGATGCTGTCGGCCGCGAACCTGTCCTTCGGCCTGTTCCCCGGCCTGACCCGTGGCGCGTGCGAGGCGATCGCCGCCCATGCCAGCGAAGAACTGAAGGCGACCTATTTGTCGCGCATGGTGAGTGGCGAATGGACCGGCGCGATGGCGCTGACCGAAAGCAGCGCCGGCACCGACCTTGCCCTGCTGAAGACCAAGGCCGAGCCGCAGGACGATGGCAGCTATGCGGTGACAGGCACGAAGATCTTCATCTCGTCGGGCGACCATGATTTTGGCGGCAATATCGTTCATCTGGTGCTTGCGCGCCTGCCGGATGCGCCGGCCGGGGTGAAGGGGATCAGCCTGTTCCTGGTGCCCAAATTCCTGCCCGGCGCGGATGGCGCCTTCGATCAGCGCAACAGCATGTCGGTTGGCGCGCTGGAGAAGAAGATGGGCATCCATGCCCAGCCGACCTGCGTCATGAATTATGATGGCGCGACCGGCTGGCTGGTGGGCGAGGCGCATCGCGGCCTGGCCGCCATGTTCACGATGATGAATGCCGAGCGGCTGATGGTCGGCATCCAGGGACTGGGCATCGCCGGCGCTGCCTATCAGCAGGCGGCGGGCTATGCCAAGGAACGGTTGCAGGGCCGCAGCGCCGACAATGCGCGCGCGCCGGTGGCCATCATCGAACATGCCGACGTTCGCCGGATGCTGCTCAATATCCGCAGCTTCGTGGAAGCCGGGCGCGCACTGGCCGGTTGGACCGCGCTGCAGCATGACCGCTCGCAGCACCACGCCGACGCCGGCGAACGGGCCAGGTCCGACGCGCTGGTGCCGCTGCTGACCCCGGTGGTGAAGGCGTCCTTCACCGATTTCGGCTTCGAAAGCGCGGTGCAGGCGCAGCAGGTCTTTGGCGGCCATGGCTACATCCGCGAATGGGGCATGGAACAATATGTGCGCGATGCGCGCATCGCCCAGATCTATGAAGGCACCAATGGCGTGCAGGCGGCGGACCTGGTCGGGCGCAAGCTGCCGATGGCGGGCGGCGCGGTGGTCGAAGGCTATTTCGCCCTGATCGCGGCCGATGTGGAAGCGGCCGGTGGGAGCGTGATCGCGCGCAGCACCAGCACGGCGCTTGAGGCGCTGCGCACGGCGACGGCGGCCCTGCAGGGCGCGGACACGGATGCAGCCGGCGCGGCGGCAGTCGATTATCTGCGCCTGTTCGCGCTGGTGTCGATGGGCTGGATGTGGACCCGCATGGCGCAGGCGGCCGCGCAGGGCAACAGCCCGCTGCATCAGGCGAAGCTGAAGCTGGCCGACTATTTCGCGCTACGCGTCCTGCCTCAGGCGCAGGGCCTGGCCGCCACGATCGCCGCCGGTGAAGCGTCGATCATGGCGTTGGAGATCGACGCCTTCTAA
- a CDS encoding ATP-binding cassette domain-containing protein — MNPIRIALDKATGSATLLRRATLCAVIAALAGIALLALAGWFLTAAAMAGAAGTIAVQAFNYLVPSAAIRLLAILRTVSRYGERLWSHRAALEAMGGLRASLFARLAAQDSRTALPLSSGDAAARLTGDIDALEDLVVRRPSRIAGLMAALAGVILAASGGWLSALLLAVMLAALPLLLRSLARRLTEGPAQQAADALGALRTRYVELASARAEIAAYGLGNRVMAELAPLTRRLDQARARLFIGEGVQAALLAAYSALAVMLVLLGADAAAPLVALALLASAGAVEAMAGLSRTAFRQASVDAGLARLAALDALPLEDTPAPSAATAQAIRLGGVELRPGARVAVTGRSGSGKSLLAEGLAGLRPVTADVALGGHLLAACSGTELRDQFALSPQDAPMLAGSIADNLRLARPGIDAADMADALHIACLDQRIASLPGGIDYRLGEAGGTLSGGERKRLSLARALLTGRPWLLLDEPTEGLDAATEALLISRLRIWLDRTGTGLILISHRPAPLALTDRQVPVSAIAPLPGQGLPGVASAA; from the coding sequence GTGAATCCGATCCGGATCGCGCTCGACAAGGCGACAGGCTCCGCCACGCTGTTGCGCCGCGCGACGCTGTGCGCCGTCATAGCGGCGCTGGCCGGCATTGCCCTGCTGGCGCTGGCCGGCTGGTTCCTGACCGCCGCCGCCATGGCCGGCGCGGCTGGCACGATAGCGGTGCAGGCGTTCAACTATCTGGTACCCAGCGCGGCGATCCGGCTGCTCGCCATATTGCGCACCGTCTCGCGCTATGGCGAGCGGCTCTGGTCGCACCGCGCCGCGCTCGAAGCCATGGGCGGCCTGCGCGCCAGCCTGTTCGCGCGCCTCGCCGCGCAGGACAGCCGCACCGCCCTGCCCTTGTCCAGCGGCGACGCCGCCGCGCGGCTGACCGGCGACATCGACGCGCTGGAGGATCTGGTGGTGCGCCGGCCGAGCCGGATCGCCGGATTGATGGCAGCGCTGGCGGGCGTGATCCTGGCGGCGAGCGGCGGCTGGCTGTCGGCCCTGCTGCTGGCGGTCATGCTCGCCGCCCTGCCGCTCTTGCTGCGCAGCCTTGCCCGGCGCCTGACCGAAGGCCCCGCGCAGCAGGCAGCCGACGCGCTCGGTGCTCTCCGCACCCGCTATGTCGAACTGGCGAGCGCCCGCGCGGAAATCGCGGCCTATGGGCTGGGGAATCGCGTGATGGCCGAACTGGCACCGCTCACGCGCCGGCTCGATCAGGCCCGCGCCCGCCTGTTCATCGGCGAAGGCGTGCAGGCCGCCCTGCTCGCGGCCTATAGCGCGCTGGCGGTCATGTTGGTGTTGCTCGGCGCCGATGCCGCCGCGCCGCTGGTCGCGCTCGCCTTGCTGGCCAGCGCCGGCGCGGTGGAGGCGATGGCCGGGCTGTCGCGCACCGCCTTCCGCCAGGCCAGCGTCGATGCCGGCCTCGCCCGGCTGGCCGCGCTCGATGCGCTGCCGCTGGAAGATACGCCGGCGCCATCCGCTGCGACAGCCCAAGCCATCCGATTGGGCGGCGTCGAATTGCGCCCCGGTGCGCGGGTCGCCGTCACCGGCCGCTCCGGTTCGGGCAAGAGCCTGCTTGCGGAGGGGCTGGCCGGGCTGCGTCCGGTCACGGCCGATGTCGCGCTTGGCGGCCATCTGCTGGCAGCCTGCTCCGGGACGGAACTGCGTGACCAGTTCGCCCTCTCGCCCCAGGACGCGCCGATGCTGGCCGGCAGCATCGCCGACAATCTGCGCCTCGCCCGGCCCGGCATCGATGCGGCCGATATGGCCGATGCGCTGCATATTGCCTGTCTCGACCAGCGCATCGCCAGCCTGCCCGGCGGGATCGACTATCGGCTGGGCGAAGCCGGCGGCACCTTGTCGGGCGGCGAACGCAAGCGGCTGTCGCTGGCACGCGCGCTGCTGACCGGCCGTCCCTGGCTGTTACTGGATGAGCCGACCGAGGGGCTGGACGCCGCGACCGAGGCGCTGCTGATCAGTCGGCTGCGCATCTGGCTCGACCGGACCGGCACTGGCCTTATCCTGATTTCACACCGTCCCGCGCCACTGGCGCTGACCGACCGACAGGTGCCGGTGTCGGCCATCGCCCCCCTGCCGGGCCAGGGTCTACCCGGAGTGGCAAGCGCGGCGTGA
- a CDS encoding alpha/beta fold hydrolase, whose translation MNKATQPTPTSHFFTSLRTRLHYLDWGNPSAPPLILVHGGFDHARSWDWTARSLARDYHVICPDLRGHGDSGWSSDGSYMMANYVYDLAQLVELLDRRPVTIVGHSLGGSISLRYTGLYPESVARVVAIEGLGLSPDRIAEQAKRSTEETWKGWIDTRRTNARRSPRHYATIEAAVARMRERNDHLSVEQALHLTLHGVNRNEDGSYSWKFDPYLHGAAPQAGTDENLPDFWRRITCPTLLCLGLDSWASNPIKDGRIAHFQQARLVEFPHAGHWLHHDQFEMFIKELRVFLAE comes from the coding sequence ATGAACAAAGCCACACAGCCGACGCCGACATCGCATTTCTTCACATCCTTGCGGACGCGGCTTCACTATCTCGACTGGGGCAATCCGTCGGCGCCGCCGCTGATCCTGGTCCATGGCGGTTTCGACCATGCACGCAGCTGGGACTGGACCGCGCGTTCGCTCGCCCGCGACTATCATGTCATCTGCCCCGACCTGCGCGGCCATGGAGACAGCGGCTGGTCGTCGGACGGCTCCTACATGATGGCCAATTATGTCTATGACCTGGCCCAGCTGGTCGAATTGCTCGATCGCCGGCCGGTCACCATCGTCGGCCATTCGCTCGGCGGATCGATCAGCCTGCGCTATACCGGCCTCTATCCCGAAAGCGTCGCGCGCGTGGTCGCGATCGAGGGGCTGGGCCTGTCGCCCGACCGCATCGCCGAACAGGCCAAACGCAGTACCGAAGAGACATGGAAGGGCTGGATCGACACCCGCCGCACCAATGCCCGCCGCTCACCACGCCATTATGCCACGATCGAGGCCGCGGTCGCCCGCATGCGCGAACGCAACGACCATCTGTCGGTCGAACAGGCGCTGCACCTCACCCTGCATGGCGTGAACCGGAACGAGGATGGCAGCTATAGCTGGAAGTTCGATCCCTATCTGCACGGCGCCGCGCCCCAGGCCGGCACCGACGAAAATCTGCCCGACTTCTGGCGCCGCATCACCTGCCCGACGCTGCTGTGCCTCGGCCTCGACAGCTGGGCGTCAAACCCGATCAAGGATGGCCGCATCGCCCATTTCCAGCAGGCCCGGCTGGTGGAATTTCCCCATGCCGGCCACTGGCTGCATCACGACCAGTTCGAGATGTTCATCAAGGAACTGCGCGTCTTCCTGGCGGAATGA